The following coding sequences lie in one Cannabis sativa cultivar Pink pepper isolate KNU-18-1 chromosome 5, ASM2916894v1, whole genome shotgun sequence genomic window:
- the LOC115717105 gene encoding cytochrome P450 78A9, whose protein sequence is METKFESFWFLALASKCSNFSSQNTLLIFFFTFIIWISIAVFYWAHPGGPAWGKYRYNYKAQKPIKKITTTIPGPRGFAVIGSLNLMANLAHRNLAAVAERLGAKRLMAYSMGETRVIVTCNPDVAKEILNSSVFADRPVKESAYGLMFNRAIGFAPYGVYWRTLRRISAVHLFSPKQISAAEKQRYGIASQMVDAIYNKSLRNDEGVCVVRDIFKRASLHNMMGSVFGREYDLGSAQNEESEELGGLVDEGYELLGKLNWSDHLSWVSSFDFQRIRVRCFELVPKVNRFVTRIIDEHRANNKSNRSTYDFVDVLLSLNGQDKLSDSDMIAVLWEMIFRGTDTVAVLIEWILARMVLHPDIQSKVQEELDRVVGRSRPLKESDITSLIYLSAVIKEVLRLHPPGPLLSWARLAITDTIVDGFHVPGGTTAMVNMWAITRDPDVWSDPLKFDPDRFLTRHQENDVDFSIMGSNLALAPFGSGRRTCPGKALGLTTVTFWVGTLLHEFKWTGSDLNPVDLSEVLKLSCEMAKPLGVKVCVRRN, encoded by the exons ATGGAAACAAAATTCGAAAGCTTCTGGTTTTTAGCTCTAGCTTCAAAATGCTCAAATTTCtcttcccaaaataccctcctcatcttcttcttcactttcattATTTGGATATCAATCGCCGTTTTCTACTGGGCCCATCCCGGCGGCCCAGCTTGGGGTAAATACCGTTATAATTACAAAGCCCaaaagcccattaagaaaattactactACTATCCCTGGTCCGCGAGGTTTCGCAGTAATAGGAAGTCTCAATCTCATGGCTAACTTAGCTCATCGCAACCTAGCCGCTGTTGCTGAACGGCTCGGCGCGAAACGGCTCATGGCTTACAGTATGGGTGAGACACGTGTCATCGTTACTTGCAATCCTGACGTGGCTAAAGAGATTTTAAACAGCTCGGTTTTCGCCGACCGACCCGTTAAGGAATCGGCTTACGGTTTAATGTTTAATCGGGCTATCGGGTTTGCCCCGTATGGAGTTTATTGGAGGACACTGCGACGAATCTCGGCCGTACATCTGTTCAGCCCGAAACAAATCTCGGCCGCTGAGAAACAGAGGTACGGAATCGCTTCTCAAATGGTTGATGCCATTTataataagagtttaagaaacgaCGAGGGAGTTTGTGTCGTTCGTGATATATTTAAACGGGCCTCGCTTCATAACATGATGGGCTCGGTTTTTGGGCGCGAATATGATTTGGGCTCGGCCCAGAATGAGGAGAGTGAGGAGCTTGGTGGGCTTGTGGATGAAGGCTATGAGCTTTTGGGTAAGCTTAATTGGTCTGACCATCTTTCTTGGGTTAGTTCGTTTGACTTTCAGAGAATTCGGGTCAGGTGTTTTGAATTGGTTCCGAAAGTGAACCGGTTTGTGACCCGAATTATTGATGAGCATAGAGccaataataaatcaaatagaaGTACTTATGACTTTGTTGATGTTCTTCTATCTCTTAATGGTCAAGATAAATTGTCAGACTCTGACATGATTGCTGTTCTTTGG GAAATGATATTTAGAGGAACCGATACAGTGGCAGTTTTAATAGAGTGGATACTTGCGAGAATGGTACTCCACCCTGATATTCAATCAAAGGTACAAGAAGAGCTTGATCGAGTTGTGGGAAGATCAAGACCGTTGAAAGAATCAGATATTACATCATTGATTTACTTATCTGCGGTGATTAAGGAAGTATTAAGGCTACACCCACCGGGCCCACTTTTATCGTGGGCCCGTTTAGCAATCACAGACACTATAGTTGATGGATTTCACGTGCCTGGTGGGACCACAGCCATGGTCAACATGTGGGCCATAACTAGAGATCCAGATGTTTGGTCCGACCCATTAAAGTTTGACCCAGATAGATTTTTGACACGTCATCAGGAAAATGACGTGGATTTCTCAATAATGGGTTCAAATCTAGCACTGGCTCCATTCGGGTCGGGTCGGAGGACATGCCCGGGAAAGGCATTGGGCCTGACAACAGTGACTTTTTGGGTGGGTACACTGCTCCATGAATTCAAGTGGACCGGGTCGGATCTTAACCCGGTGGATCTTTCTGAAGTGTTGAAACTTTCGTGTGAAATGGCAAAGCCTTTGGGTGTGAAAGTTTGTGTAAGGAgaaattaa